The Flammeovirga agarivorans genome has a window encoding:
- a CDS encoding T9SS type A sorting domain-containing protein, producing the protein MNATILTRLLTLCIILLSSNIFAANISWDGDAGDGLWSTASNWDGDALPDNGDNVTLDCNCTITVNGDIEYKKLALEAGTTLHFTANSTIDKADETTIDGTMIIDAIVTFPQGIEVELTDDDAILQVNASGEITDTGLGLAENSRIEIKAEGTNTGVDEGPFIYNYGEMTLKKLDIGKDGNGELYNYSDGIINVSDELHVDGELCNQGTLNIHNEDGDAKFKVHGATISCGGLVNVDLVELDDKEDRQANLSDIVISDGNDCEGGDSDTPQYKVKDVDGIHTFNEVVLLDAGNNTFQIDPENVYSCNRNAANEDLPVELIYFEAYEYESAVELIWETASEINNSHFVLEKSQDKVNWYEITQVQGMGNSNIAMNYSFMDENPYPGVSYYRLTQVDFDGKYEMFEPIMYKNGEEVITNILAFPIPSEKIVTITSTQDILKERIQIFNSIGVSVQHLVNIESMETKHIQLNIEELKQGVYYFKTQEQIIRFVKN; encoded by the coding sequence ATGAATGCTACTATATTGACAAGACTACTGACTTTATGTATCATTTTGCTATCCTCAAATATCTTTGCTGCTAATATCTCTTGGGATGGAGATGCTGGAGATGGGTTATGGTCAACAGCCTCTAATTGGGATGGAGATGCATTACCAGATAATGGTGATAATGTAACCCTAGATTGTAATTGTACAATTACGGTAAATGGAGATATTGAATATAAAAAATTAGCATTAGAAGCAGGTACTACACTACATTTTACAGCAAATTCTACTATTGATAAAGCAGATGAAACAACAATTGATGGTACCATGATTATTGATGCAATTGTCACTTTCCCTCAAGGTATAGAAGTAGAATTGACTGATGACGATGCCATATTACAAGTCAATGCATCTGGAGAAATCACTGATACTGGATTAGGTTTAGCTGAAAATTCGCGTATTGAGATAAAGGCTGAAGGTACGAATACAGGAGTTGATGAAGGTCCTTTTATTTATAATTATGGTGAAATGACTCTAAAAAAATTAGATATTGGTAAAGATGGAAATGGAGAGTTGTATAATTATTCTGACGGTATTATTAATGTAAGTGATGAATTACATGTTGATGGTGAATTATGTAATCAAGGTACATTAAATATTCATAATGAAGATGGAGATGCTAAATTTAAAGTACATGGAGCTACTATCTCTTGTGGTGGTCTAGTCAATGTTGATTTAGTTGAATTAGATGATAAGGAGGATAGACAAGCAAACTTATCAGATATCGTAATTAGTGATGGTAACGATTGTGAAGGTGGGGATAGTGATACTCCACAATACAAAGTAAAGGACGTTGATGGTATTCATACTTTTAATGAAGTTGTATTACTTGATGCTGGAAATAACACTTTCCAAATAGATCCTGAAAATGTATATTCTTGTAATAGAAATGCTGCTAATGAAGATTTGCCAGTAGAGTTAATTTATTTTGAAGCATATGAATATGAAAGTGCAGTTGAATTAATTTGGGAAACAGCTTCTGAAATTAATAACTCACACTTTGTGTTAGAAAAATCACAAGATAAAGTAAACTGGTATGAGATCACTCAGGTTCAGGGAATGGGTAATTCTAATATTGCAATGAATTATAGTTTTATGGATGAAAATCCTTATCCTGGAGTTTCCTATTATCGTTTAACACAAGTTGATTTTGATGGAAAATATGAAATGTTTGAGCCAATTATGTACAAGAATGGTGAAGAAGTGATTACTAATATTCTTGCGTTTCCAATTCCATCAGAAAAAATTGTAACCATTACATCCACACAAGATATTTTAAAAGAAAGAATTCAAATCTTTAATTCTATTGGGGTATCAGTTCAGCATTTGGTTAATATTGAATCAATGGAAACAAAGCATATTCAGTTAAATATAGAAGAACTGAAGCAAGGTGTTTATTATTTTAAAACGCAAGAACAGATTATCCGATTTGTAAAAAATTAG
- a CDS encoding NAD(P)H-dependent flavin oxidoreductase, protein MTTDNRICQLFDIKYPIISGGMVWCSGWKLASAVSNAGGLGLIGAGSMHPETFLEHVQKCKAATDKPFGVNIPLFYPEVDRLMEIIIDEKVPIVFTSAGSPKKYTAFLKENGIKVAQVVSSLKFALKSQEAGVDAIVAEGFEAGGHNGKEETTTLCLIPPIAEKLSIPVIAAGGIGSGKSMLAAFALGAEGVQVGSRFAITKESSAHDNFKNKIVDAQEGDTILTLKDLVAVRLIKNEFYQKVADAEARGANKDELSEILGKRRSKRGIFEGDLVEGEIEIGQISAQIDNIITAKEVVDDMWSSFLLEKNRISQLFN, encoded by the coding sequence ATGACAACAGACAACAGAATTTGCCAACTATTCGATATTAAATATCCTATTATCTCAGGTGGAATGGTATGGTGCAGTGGTTGGAAACTTGCATCAGCAGTTAGTAATGCTGGAGGCTTAGGTCTTATTGGTGCAGGTTCGATGCATCCTGAAACTTTTTTAGAACATGTTCAGAAGTGTAAAGCAGCTACTGATAAACCTTTTGGTGTCAATATCCCTTTATTCTACCCTGAAGTAGACAGATTAATGGAAATTATTATTGATGAGAAAGTTCCCATTGTTTTTACTTCAGCAGGTAGCCCTAAAAAGTATACCGCATTTTTAAAGGAAAATGGAATTAAAGTAGCTCAAGTGGTCTCCTCCTTAAAATTTGCATTGAAGTCTCAGGAAGCGGGTGTTGATGCTATTGTAGCGGAAGGCTTTGAAGCAGGTGGACATAATGGTAAGGAAGAAACAACTACGCTTTGCCTCATCCCTCCGATTGCTGAAAAATTATCCATCCCAGTCATCGCCGCAGGTGGAATAGGTTCTGGTAAATCGATGTTGGCCGCATTTGCTTTGGGTGCCGAGGGTGTTCAAGTAGGCTCTCGCTTTGCAATTACAAAGGAATCTTCCGCTCATGATAATTTCAAGAATAAGATAGTAGACGCACAAGAAGGAGATACCATCCTTACTTTAAAAGATTTAGTTGCTGTTCGATTAATAAAAAATGAATTCTATCAGAAAGTAGCCGATGCTGAAGCAAGAGGTGCAAATAAAGATGAGCTATCTGAAATATTGGGTAAAAGAAGATCAAAAAGAGGTATTTTCGAGGGAGATTTAGTAGAAGGTGAGATAGAAATAGGACAGATCTCAGCACAGATAGATAATATCATTACAGCAAAAGAAGTGGTAGATGATATGTGGTCTTCATTTTTATTAGAGAAGAATAGAATAAGCCAACTTTTTAATTAG
- a CDS encoding NAD(P)H-hydrate dehydratase has translation MKLYTAQQIRDWDKYTIENEPIAGIDLMERAATALTEWYEENLDRYRDITIVCGIGNNGGDGLVMARLLHQQGYNLKCYIVHFGDHPSDDFKENLERLPKKISCEDIREVEDIPHFSDETVIIDCIFGSGISRPPKGTTLQVIERINASHNPVISVDIASGLYTDHYSTHFQSIINADITLSIEIPKLSMLFPENEKNVGELHIVPIGLHKGYHSTTTTPYFFTTSQTVQGIYKPRKRFDHKGKYGHLLLIGGSKGMIGAVQLSTKAALRSGSGKTTVIVPACGYEIMQATCPEAMCIADPSRNHIVASTLLSPFSAIGIGPGIGRHEQTAKAIRSILEDAKVPVVIDADALNMLAENEEWWDFLPENSILTPHVGEFERLTDIHFINSFDRLEAASKMAQERKVIIVLKGANTAICLPNGHIHFNSTGNPGMAKGGSGDALLGIISGLLAQSYTPQEAAILGVYIHGKAGDYTAIDKSVEAMTTSDLIDNIGKVFLGI, from the coding sequence ATGAAACTATATACGGCACAGCAGATTAGAGATTGGGACAAATATACTATTGAAAATGAGCCAATTGCAGGAATCGACCTGATGGAACGCGCCGCAACTGCTCTCACAGAATGGTACGAAGAAAACCTAGATCGCTATAGAGATATTACTATCGTTTGTGGTATTGGAAATAATGGTGGAGACGGTTTAGTAATGGCCCGACTTCTTCATCAACAAGGCTACAATTTGAAATGTTATATTGTACATTTTGGTGATCACCCATCCGATGATTTCAAAGAAAACCTAGAACGATTACCTAAGAAAATTTCTTGTGAAGACATACGAGAAGTTGAGGACATCCCCCATTTTTCAGACGAAACAGTCATTATTGATTGTATCTTTGGTTCCGGTATTTCAAGGCCTCCAAAAGGTACTACATTACAAGTAATTGAACGGATCAATGCCTCACATAATCCAGTGATTTCTGTTGATATAGCATCCGGTTTATATACAGATCATTACTCTACGCATTTCCAGAGTATCATTAATGCTGATATAACATTAAGTATTGAAATCCCTAAACTATCAATGCTTTTCCCTGAGAACGAAAAGAATGTGGGTGAGCTGCATATTGTTCCTATTGGCTTACATAAAGGGTATCATAGTACGACCACTACTCCCTATTTCTTTACCACTTCTCAGACCGTTCAAGGAATATACAAACCAAGAAAACGATTTGATCATAAAGGAAAATATGGTCATCTTTTACTTATTGGAGGATCTAAAGGAATGATTGGTGCTGTTCAGCTTTCCACTAAAGCAGCCTTACGATCAGGAAGTGGAAAAACTACTGTAATAGTCCCTGCCTGTGGTTATGAAATAATGCAAGCAACTTGTCCGGAAGCTATGTGTATCGCTGATCCGTCAAGAAACCATATTGTTGCCTCAACCTTATTGTCTCCATTTAGTGCAATCGGAATTGGTCCTGGTATTGGAAGACATGAACAAACTGCAAAAGCCATCCGATCGATTTTAGAAGATGCAAAAGTGCCTGTTGTTATTGATGCAGATGCTTTAAATATGCTTGCTGAAAACGAAGAATGGTGGGATTTTTTACCAGAAAATTCCATTTTAACCCCTCATGTGGGAGAGTTCGAAAGGCTTACTGATATACATTTTATCAATTCTTTTGATCGCTTGGAAGCTGCATCCAAAATGGCACAAGAAAGAAAAGTAATTATCGTATTGAAAGGTGCGAATACTGCTATATGCTTACCTAATGGACACATTCACTTTAATTCTACAGGTAATCCAGGTATGGCAAAAGGTGGTAGTGGAGACGCATTATTGGGTATCATCAGCGGGTTATTGGCCCAATCTTACACTCCTCAAGAAGCTGCCATTCTTGGTGTTTACATACATGGTAAAGCTGGAGATTATACTGCAATAGATAAAAGTGTTGAAGCCATGACCACTTCAGATTTGATTGATAATATCGGAAAAGTATTTTTAGGTATATAG
- a CDS encoding MDR family MFS transporter yields MNTSIRLAFNNFISIYQGLSREIWVLSVVSLINRIGAMVIPFLSIYLADAKGFTLAEIGWVMSSFGVGSLIGSWLGGKLTDKFGFYPIIIFSLFTSGIGLILLKELDTFYEICGGFFLVTLFTDILRPPIFVAIRQYSSEKNRTKSITLIRLAINLGFSAGPATGGLLIATWGYTSLFWVDGVSCILALLIFVLAIQPKKKIVEENDDSLEENKKSQSPYRDFPYLLFILSMVFFGVIFMQYFSTVPLFYKEVHELNEAVIGLLLSSNGFVIFLLEMPLIHWVEKQKKYSTMQIMMSSIVLVLLSYILLIVGHDLWVLFIGMMLLTLGEMLMFPLSNAEAMSRASGKYQGDYMALYTIAFSISHLVGHNLGMQSVNIFGYNYTWTFMIAGLLLCIVLLQLFQFSKKREELSQTAK; encoded by the coding sequence ATGAACACTTCCATCAGATTAGCTTTCAATAACTTCATTAGTATATACCAAGGCTTAAGCCGAGAAATATGGGTACTTTCGGTTGTCTCTTTAATAAATAGAATTGGAGCCATGGTGATTCCTTTTTTATCTATTTATTTAGCTGATGCAAAAGGGTTTACACTGGCTGAGATTGGATGGGTCATGTCTTCATTTGGTGTAGGGTCATTAATTGGCTCATGGCTAGGTGGTAAACTCACAGATAAATTTGGTTTCTACCCTATTATTATTTTCAGTTTATTCACTTCGGGTATTGGCTTAATCCTTCTAAAAGAATTAGATACCTTTTACGAGATATGTGGGGGATTCTTTTTAGTGACTTTGTTCACTGATATTCTTAGACCTCCAATTTTTGTGGCCATAAGACAATATAGTAGTGAAAAGAATAGAACTAAATCTATCACATTGATCCGATTGGCCATTAATCTTGGTTTTTCGGCCGGTCCTGCCACTGGAGGATTATTGATAGCGACTTGGGGATATACATCATTATTCTGGGTTGATGGCGTAAGCTGTATCTTAGCTTTACTTATTTTCGTTTTAGCCATTCAACCAAAGAAAAAGATAGTTGAAGAGAATGATGATTCACTTGAGGAAAATAAGAAAAGTCAGTCTCCCTACAGAGATTTCCCTTACTTACTATTTATCCTTTCGATGGTATTTTTTGGGGTAATTTTTATGCAATATTTCAGTACTGTACCTTTATTTTACAAAGAGGTCCATGAGCTAAATGAAGCCGTAATTGGATTACTACTATCGAGTAATGGTTTTGTAATTTTCTTATTGGAGATGCCTCTAATACATTGGGTAGAAAAACAGAAGAAATACTCAACGATGCAGATCATGATGAGCTCTATTGTATTAGTGCTTTTAAGTTATATCTTATTGATCGTTGGACATGATTTGTGGGTATTATTCATTGGTATGATGTTACTCACATTAGGGGAAATGCTGATGTTCCCTCTTTCAAATGCTGAGGCAATGAGTAGAGCATCGGGTAAGTATCAAGGAGATTATATGGCGTTATACACTATTGCTTTCTCTATTTCACATTTAGTGGGACACAATTTGGGTATGCAATCAGTAAATATATTTGGATACAATTATACTTGGACGTTTATGATTGCAGGATTACTTCTATGTATTGTTCTCCTCCAACTTTTTCAATTCAGTAAAAAAAGAGAAGAGCTATCACAAACTGCAAAATAG
- a CDS encoding T9SS type A sorting domain-containing protein has translation MKNLLATLFLTCYCVFNNSYARFVEQDTVINHIDKTITIVRDVTFNANQDEDGNTIPNNTENYIIFNVPDGYTLVVGENVEFDIQKTDTEKQYVEIIGDMKLLSGASFIVRREAYFTLYGSLTVEGTGSTIKVEDPGHISKSSYFLVTGDFNNNTSPGGNTTIDIDHKGSLFIMGDATGDNSTLTLAIRNGDETGIGGIHVDGDENIDNFHDYNKKSDGTFPSALNSKIQSVNDLPVELIDFTASVISDQVIVSWSTATELNADYFDLQKSNDKVNWESLERISAQGNSTHVTNYEYIDTDPVNGDFYYRLIQYDFDGKNETFGPIHINNRINAERFNVSVYPNPSTSITRLDVNRVDLNSIIKINVYDSKGKLVGEKELSVGQYNFTFNLDTIIKLNKGVYYLTIQQGKFIEKKKVIRY, from the coding sequence ATGAAAAATTTATTAGCGACTTTATTTCTTACCTGTTACTGTGTATTCAATAATTCTTATGCCCGATTTGTTGAACAAGACACAGTAATTAATCACATTGATAAGACGATTACCATTGTAAGGGATGTAACCTTTAATGCAAATCAAGATGAAGATGGAAATACAATTCCCAATAACACTGAAAACTATATTATTTTTAATGTACCTGATGGTTACACTCTTGTTGTAGGAGAAAATGTTGAATTTGACATCCAAAAAACAGATACTGAAAAGCAATATGTTGAGATTATAGGAGACATGAAATTGTTGTCGGGTGCATCATTTATTGTTCGGAGAGAAGCATATTTCACTTTATATGGGTCTTTAACTGTTGAAGGTACGGGTAGTACTATTAAGGTGGAAGATCCCGGGCATATTTCTAAATCGTCTTACTTTTTAGTAACAGGAGACTTTAATAATAACACAAGTCCTGGCGGTAACACAACGATAGATATTGATCATAAAGGATCATTATTTATTATGGGTGATGCAACGGGAGACAATTCTACGCTTACTTTAGCGATCAGAAATGGGGATGAAACAGGCATAGGAGGAATACATGTTGATGGGGATGAAAATATTGATAACTTTCATGATTATAATAAAAAATCAGACGGTACTTTCCCTTCTGCACTAAACTCTAAAATCCAATCAGTCAATGATCTTCCTGTTGAGCTTATTGACTTTACAGCAAGTGTTATAAGCGATCAAGTAATCGTTTCTTGGTCAACAGCCACTGAATTAAATGCAGATTATTTTGATTTACAAAAATCAAATGATAAAGTGAATTGGGAATCACTAGAAAGAATATCCGCACAAGGTAATTCTACTCATGTGACTAATTATGAATATATAGATACCGACCCAGTAAACGGAGATTTTTATTATCGTTTAATTCAATATGATTTTGATGGTAAAAACGAAACGTTTGGACCAATTCATATTAATAATAGAATAAATGCTGAGCGTTTTAATGTCTCTGTTTATCCTAACCCTTCTACTTCAATTACTAGGCTGGATGTAAATAGGGTTGATCTAAATTCCATTATAAAGATTAACGTCTATGATAGTAAGGGTAAATTAGTTGGCGAGAAAGAACTTTCTGTTGGACAGTACAATTTTACTTTCAACCTAGATACAATTATAAAGTTGAACAAAGGAGTCTATTACCTTACTATTCAACAAGGCAAATTTATCGAAAAGAAGAAAGTAATCAGATATTAA
- a CDS encoding DUF1254 domain-containing protein, with the protein MQAKRLLTVLLAGTLFGACQTSTSPKKENEVKAKEVFSMKMTTPIPEGIESPNVIHSSQLGDLKFFDGVPLPETVDKVYDYIDLHNAVDAYTKGIQIASMEAMKQGILSFGPANETVLLFEGLMDSKALFLTANTTSVYMMSWLELGDEPMVIETPPDVLGIIDDHYFKYVADFGRLGPDKSKGGKFLILPPNYNGKVPRGYHVVKTNTYGHWVIWRGFQKDGSPLPAVNATKETYKVYPLSQKKNPPKMNFVNVSGKSFNTIHRMDEKIYEEINAVVQSEPTAAENPELLGSLAAIGIEKGKTFAPDARMKKILEDASKIGSAIVRTEMAKPRSEYLYKFPNTQWLNPLAYKSYLFEHNGARLLDARSAFHFYATGITPAMSMKIIGKGSQYSIAYSDKNGNVFDGSKTYKFHVPANPPMKDFWSFTIYDNQTRSMLQTDQQFPGIDSNQKGLVQNKDGSWDIFIGPKAPKGMENNWIQTNPSKGWNTIFRLYGPLEPWFDNKWYPSDAELVN; encoded by the coding sequence ATGCAAGCTAAAAGATTACTCACGGTACTCTTAGCAGGCACTTTATTCGGTGCCTGCCAAACTTCTACATCACCCAAAAAAGAAAATGAAGTTAAGGCAAAAGAAGTCTTTTCTATGAAAATGACAACACCAATTCCTGAAGGAATTGAAAGCCCCAACGTCATTCACTCTTCACAACTTGGAGATTTAAAATTCTTTGATGGCGTTCCTTTACCAGAAACTGTTGACAAAGTTTACGATTATATCGACTTACATAATGCAGTTGATGCTTACACTAAAGGGATTCAAATCGCCTCTATGGAAGCTATGAAACAGGGAATTTTATCTTTTGGCCCTGCCAATGAAACTGTTCTTTTGTTCGAAGGATTAATGGATTCAAAAGCTTTGTTCTTGACAGCCAACACTACATCAGTGTATATGATGTCATGGTTAGAGTTAGGCGATGAACCTATGGTCATTGAAACTCCACCCGACGTTTTGGGTATTATTGATGATCATTATTTTAAATATGTAGCGGACTTTGGTCGTTTAGGTCCTGATAAATCTAAAGGAGGTAAATTCTTAATACTTCCACCTAATTATAATGGTAAAGTACCAAGAGGCTATCATGTCGTAAAGACAAATACTTATGGGCATTGGGTTATATGGAGAGGTTTTCAAAAAGATGGAAGCCCATTGCCGGCCGTAAATGCAACAAAGGAAACTTATAAAGTTTATCCACTTTCACAAAAGAAAAACCCTCCTAAAATGAATTTTGTGAATGTTTCAGGAAAAAGCTTTAATACCATTCATAGAATGGATGAAAAAATTTATGAAGAGATAAACGCTGTCGTTCAATCTGAACCTACTGCTGCAGAAAATCCAGAACTTTTAGGTTCACTTGCCGCAATCGGGATTGAAAAAGGGAAGACATTTGCTCCTGATGCAAGAATGAAAAAAATTTTAGAAGACGCTTCTAAAATTGGTAGTGCTATTGTAAGAACTGAAATGGCAAAACCTCGAAGTGAGTATTTATATAAATTTCCAAATACTCAATGGTTAAATCCTTTGGCTTATAAAAGCTATTTGTTTGAACATAATGGAGCAAGGCTTTTGGATGCTAGAAGTGCTTTCCATTTTTATGCTACTGGTATAACCCCTGCAATGTCGATGAAAATTATTGGCAAAGGCTCTCAATACTCTATTGCTTACAGCGATAAAAATGGAAATGTATTTGATGGAAGCAAGACCTATAAATTCCATGTACCTGCCAATCCTCCAATGAAAGATTTCTGGTCATTCACTATCTATGATAATCAGACCAGATCTATGTTACAAACAGACCAACAGTTTCCTGGAATTGATAGTAACCAAAAAGGTCTAGTTCAAAATAAAGATGGCTCTTGGGATATTTTTATTGGCCCAAAAGCACCTAAAGGAATGGAGAACAATTGGATTCAAACTAATCCTTCTAAAGGCTGGAATACTATTTTCAGACTATATGGACCTTTAGAACCATGGTTTGATAACAAGTGGTATCCTTCTGACGCTGAACTTGTAAACTAA
- a CDS encoding HAD family hydrolase codes for MKRIAVLLLLFVSQFTFAQDKVAVFDMDGTLISEEPAYAMAIFAKEYGQNQIETVNDLVNELKALTKNPRYDKMLKSFMKTDPIKVYPQMMDVVDSLKAEGYKLVICTGSEVRFAEAVNKKYFNNKFDVVIGSEFRAEKLKPTNSSINDKEGKIDNLKSNGITPTIVYGNSHGDFPMMKWVGNGVLVIHDDKASGEYDKPEQYIKECNELGFKTIKISDWNLSENPSWKTK; via the coding sequence ATGAAACGAATTGCAGTATTACTATTATTATTTGTATCACAGTTTACATTTGCACAAGATAAAGTGGCAGTTTTTGATATGGATGGCACATTAATATCAGAAGAGCCTGCTTATGCTATGGCAATATTTGCTAAAGAATACGGACAAAACCAAATAGAAACAGTCAACGATTTAGTGAATGAACTAAAAGCATTGACGAAAAATCCAAGGTATGATAAAATGCTAAAAAGCTTTATGAAAACTGACCCGATTAAAGTATATCCTCAAATGATGGATGTAGTGGACAGTTTAAAAGCTGAAGGATATAAATTAGTAATTTGTACTGGTTCCGAAGTTCGCTTTGCCGAAGCGGTTAATAAGAAATACTTTAACAATAAGTTTGATGTTGTTATTGGTTCTGAATTTAGAGCAGAGAAATTAAAACCTACAAATAGCAGCATTAATGATAAAGAAGGTAAAATAGATAACCTGAAGTCAAATGGAATAACACCAACAATTGTATATGGTAATTCTCATGGTGATTTCCCTATGATGAAATGGGTAGGAAATGGTGTCTTAGTTATTCATGATGATAAAGCTTCAGGAGAATATGATAAACCTGAACAATACATTAAAGAATGTAATGAGCTAGGTTTTAAGACCATCAAAATTAGTGATTGGAATTTATCTGAAAATCCATCATGGAAGACTAAATAA